One Trichormus variabilis 0441 genomic window, CAGTTATCCCAAGGCGGATTACGAGATGCAGAAAGTTTACTCGACCAATTAGCCTTATTACCTAACGAAGTCACACCAGAGCAAGTATGGGATTTAGTCGGTTCAGTCAGCGAACAAGATTTGTTAGTTTTATTGGCAGCGATCGCCCAAGATAACCCAGAATTAGTATTAGACTCTACCAGACAAATCTTAGATCGTGGTCGAGAACCCTTAACCATCCTGCAAAACCTAGCCGCCTTCTACCGCGATTTACTCATAGCCAAAACCGCACCCAATCGCCATAATTTAGTTGCTTGTACTCAGCAGACATGGAACGCACTAGTTGAATCTGCCCAATCTTTGCCCATAAGTACCATCTTGCTAGGGCAGAAACATTTACAAGAAGCAGAACTGCAAATTAAACACACCACTCAACCACGTTTATGGTTGGAAGTGACATTACTAGGATTATTACCAAGCGCCAGTATTCAACCCGCAGCTATAGCCCTGACACCAAGCAACCATCGCCCAGCACCACAGCAAGTTTCCCCAAAAGCACCCCCACAAAACCCATCTCCACAACCCCCTCCTCCACCCCCACCAGAAGCCTCCACCCGCCAAGAAACCCCAGACACACCCCCATCCATCCCATCCCCCATCGTGGAGGAAGTTAAAGCTACATCTTCCCCTGCTCCCCAGTCCTCAATCCCCAGTCCCTCAGAAGATGACTTTGCTCAAATTTGGCAGCAAGTCCTCAGTAATATTCAACAAATCCCCAGACGCGCCTTACTGGGTCAAATGTGTTACCTCATCGATTTTGCAGGTACTGTGGCTCGTATTGGTGTCAAAGCTGCGTGGTATGACAAAGTCAAGTCAGACTTACCTATGATTACGAGTGCTTTCCAGCAGACTTTTAATCGTGAAGTTCAGGTAACCTTAGAAAGGGGTAACCCATCAAACGCTACTACAGTCAGGAAAGTAGCACCAGCCAACGGTAATGGTAACAGCAACGGTAACGGTCATAACGGTACTTCCAGCGTACAACAGCCACCGTCACCAACCTACAGCAACCAAAAGCCGACTACACCTCTCCCACAACCTACCGCAACCGCCCCAACTCCAAAAACTACACCAATAGCCCCAAGTACGGGAGGAGCAAAAACACCGCCCCCAAAAGAGAACCAAGCACCTCTACTGGAGTGGGAAACTGATGAAGTGGCGATCGCTGCCCAACGTCTGGCAAAATTCTTTGATGGGCAAATCATCCGATTTACTGACGATGGCGAAGCATTATCAGAAATGGGTACATCTGAGTGGACGGATGAGTCAGATTTAGACGATGAATAATGCAGGGGCAAGAATTAATGTACAGAGGTTGTAGACAATATCTCTAGGACTTACTCATGAAAACGAAAAATCAATGGTTTAAGGAACTAAAACCATCAGTCAATAACTCTGTTCCGGTGCATCGGGATTGTTATGCTCGACCTTGAGTTGTAACAATTACCCTCTGGGAGCATACATTATGACTAGAACACCTAGTAACACAATCCAACCACCCAACAAATCAAATTTATCAGGTCTAATACGATCAACTAACCAGCCCCACAGAACAGATAACGCAACAAAAACGCCACCGTATGCTGCATAAGCACGCCCGAAATGAGTAGGTTGTAGAGTTGGAACCGCGCCATATAGACCAAGTATCACAACCCCAATCAAAGCTAACCAGAGACTCTTTCCTTCCCGAAGTGCCAGCCAAACCAAATAACCACCCCCAATCTCACAAAGCCCTGCTAAGACGAAAAATAGCATTGACTGAATCACTGTTGTTTCTCTTAATCATCAGCCTTAATATTCTCCCCTGATTGATGTGCTTCTTCATCAACACAAGAGGTGCGATTCGTTCAGCCAAAACTGCGGAACTCCTTGGGAAATGAAAAAAAAATGCAAAATCCCAAAATACGCTTTCGGATTTTGCATTTTGAATTTCCTGTAGGGATTATTCCCCACTCCCTGTATGCACGGTTTTCACCCACTTCAAGCGCTTGGGTCGGAATGACATCCGCGCTGTGGTGCTGCTCATCACTACTAACCAGTGCAACATATATAACGTGCCACGCATTGTTTGTAGTAACAAGACAAAGGGGGTATGAACTTGGAATTTTTGTTCTTGTCGTATGCGCCGTAAACCAGCAAACATTCCGACGACGGACATAGTTACAGACAAGCCTGTTACGGGGCCTAGCATTGGCGGACGATGGCGGACAACAGCCATGAGTAAATCGGGAATTGCTGCTGTCGGCAAGATATACATCGTCAGCATGAACATCAACATATCCCAAGTTTTCCGCGTACCCATGCGGTTTTTGAGAATCAAATCCCAATAGTCCAAATAGCGCTGATAGCCACCTTCCGCCCAGCGATTGCGCTGATGCCAAAGAGCGATCGCCGTCGTTACGCCTTCTTCCTGCACGGCTGGATAGAATAAGCATTCAATATCCCATTTGTCAAGATGCAGACGGAAAGTCAGATCCAAATCATCAGTGATTGTTTCTTCATTCCAACCGCCGCAGCTATCCAAGGCTTGGCGGCGCACAAATTGACCGTTCCCCCGCAGTTCACCGATGCCTCCCAGGGCGGTACGCTGTTGCTGGAACCAAATATCCAGCGACATTTCCGCCATTTGCCCCTTTGTCCAGAAATTTTCTTTGGCGTTGGCGATCGCTTTTCGCACCTGCACCGCCCCCACCTTTTCCCGTTGAAACAAAGGTACTACATGGAGTAGCATATCTGACGCTACTTGAGCATCAGCATCAAACACGGCGATGATTTCACCCTGAGTTAATGGTAAAACCTGATTTAATGCCCCTGATTTACCACCAGTAGCTTGGGCTGAACGTCTGAGGACTTTTAGTTTGTCGTACTCTTTTGCCAGTTCTGCTAGGATATGGGGCGTTTTATCGCTACTATTATCATCAATTATCCAAACTTCGTATTGCCCGTTGGGATATTCCAGATTACAAAGATTTCTCGCTAATTTAGCAATGACAGCTTCCTCATTTTTCGCCGCTACCAATATAGATACAAAAGGTAAACTACCCTGCATCTCTTTTTGATAGTGGCGGGGTCGAGCAAAAACTACTCCTAAAGCATGAATACCTAAAACGGTAGTCAACCCTAGTATAAAAATAGAACCCCAGGAAACCAAATGTAGAGCGATCGTGCCACTCCAGACGATTGTTAAAACTAGAGCAGCTTTCCCTCTACGTCCTTGAAACCGGGATGGTAGAGACAAATCCCGTGTTTCCACTACTGATTCCTCTGTTGTTGATACTTCAGACAACAAGGAATTGAGTGGATCAAGCTCTTTGTAGGAATCGTTGTCGGGCCAGGAATTCGCTGGCATAAGTTACTTGATCCAAAAAAAGCTAATGCAGCCCTATTTTAACCGAGATTTTAATATTTCTTAGCAGTAACTTCTGTTATCACTATCATTCTTGGGTTAGTTGTTGGTCAGTGGTCAGTATATCCTTATCCGTCTGCTTCCCTGCTCATAACCATGAGATAACGATAGACTGGGAAAATCACCCACCTTATCTACCTAAGCCGTAATGGTTTCCACCTTTCCCAATTCCGCATCTGTTGACTTATCCCGTGTGCGGCTAGCAATCCGTTCATTGCAACCCCAATTGGTTGAATGGCGACGACGACTGCATCAAAAACCAGAGCTAGCTTTTCAAGAAAAAATCACGGCTGCGTTTGTCTCAAGTAAGTTACAAGCATGGGGAATTGAGCACCAAACAAGTATTGCTCAAACTGGAATAGTGGCTACCATTAAAGGCGAAAAACCCAGCACTCAAGTCTTGGCAATTCGAGCAGATATGGATGCTTTGCCAATCCAAGAACTTAACGAAGTGCCTTACTGCTCACAGCATAATGGTGTGATGCACGCCTGTGGACATGACGGACATACAGCGATCGCACTTGGCACAGCTTACTATTTACAACAGCATCGTCAAAATTTTGCTGGGACTGTAAAAATCATCTTCCAGCCGGCTGAGGAAGGGCCAGGGGGAGCAAAACCCATGATTGAGGCTGGAGTACTGAAAAACCCTGATGTTGATGCAATTATCGGGTTGCACCTATGGAATAACTTACCTTTGGGAACAGTAGGTGTCCGCAGTGGCCCATTGATGGCGGCGGTAGAATTATTTGACTGTACAATTTTCGGCAAAGGTGGACATGGTGCAATACCCCATCAAACTGTAGATTCTGTAGTAGTTGCTGCCCAAATTGTCACTGCTCTACAAACCATCGTCGCGCGTAATGTCAACCCCATCGATTCCGCAGTGGTGACTGTCGGCGCACTCCATGGAGGGACAACCCATAATGTTATTGCCGATACAGCCACTATGAAAGGAACTGTCAGGTATTTTAACCCTGCTTTCCAAGGCTTTTTCCCACAAAGAATTGAGCAAGTTATTGCTGGCATTTGTCAAAGTCATGGCGCAAAATATGACTTTAAATATACTGAATTATATCCCCCAGTCATTAATGATCAGGCGATCGCTCAATTAGTGCGTTCTGTAGCAGCAGAAGTGATCGAAACTCCCATTGGTATCGTGCCAGAATGTCAAACTATGGGCGGTGAAGATATGTCTTTCTTTCTACAAGAAGTTTCAGGTTGTTATTTCTTCCTTGGTTCTGCTAACCCAGACAAAGATTTAGCCTATCCCCATCATCACCCCCGCTTCGACTTTGATGAAACTGCCCTAGCAATGGGGGTAGAGATATTTGTGCGGTGTGTAGAGAAATTTTTTAATGAATAAAAACTCCACCCACAAGGGGATAGAGTTTTGTCAGTAGTCAGTGGGAAAGATATGTAAAAACCACGCCAGATGAGGGTTGGGGTATTAGACCAGATCCTTTCAACAAATGACAACTGACCCTCCGGGTGACGCTCCTTACGTCGCTACCGCTACGCTAACGCCAGTTACTCATGGGGGTTTCCCCCATGAGTAACTGGCTCACAACTAACAACTGACACGCGCTCGCGCAATAAAAATAAGCAACAAGCCAGAGTTTCAACTCGCTTGCTGCTCATCATCAAAAATTATTTTTTTAACTCTGTCAAACTTATTTGTTTTTGCGCCGGGAACGTACCTTGAACATACCGAATGCTCCCAAAGCCATAATCACAGGTGTGGCTGAAGGTTCTGGTACTCGTCTTGTTGTGAAGTTATCCTTACCAAAATCCACAACAATCATCACATCGTTATAATCTTTGTCTCCACCGTTAAATAAATCTTCAAAACCCATCATTAAATAATCACCAACTTTCCAAGCCATTATGTGTTGTAGGCTATCTGGGTTGAGCGATGAATTTGCACCATAAATATTCCCATTGGGGTTATTATATCCATCTGCCTTGAGCAAAAAGTTGAGTTGTGTACCACCTCTGATTGTACCCAAGTCTACAAAGTCACCAATATCTAGAACACCATCGGAATTCCCTAAGGCACATTGATTTCGTGTACTGAGACAAGAAACGTCTTCAAAAACCATTCCACTGCTGTATTGACTACCTTTAACAGCTTCATAAGCCAATTGGTTTCTGTAGCCAGCACCTTCGTTGAGAAACCAAACTCGCACATTATGAGTATTTTTTAAATATAACTCTGAAAAGTCTAGTTTTTGAGCTTGAATTTGTTCTGCGGGAATTTCTACACCTTCCCGTTGCACTAATGCTTGAAACTGGGGAAGCAAAGACTGAAAATTTTGGTCTTGTGATCTATCTTGAAGGGTACTTTTTGTTAATTTACTCCAATCATTAGCTTTTTTAGCTGCTTCCTGTGCTTGTTGGGAAATGCTAGCAGCAGTATCGGCCTCTAACTTCGCCTGATCTCTCAAGACTTGAGCATCTCTAACCATGTTGTCAGCGTTCTCGATGGTTAATCTAGTTTCTTCTCTGACTTGATTTCTAGTTTGTTCAGCCGTGTTGCGTCTGCTACTCGCGTTATTGAAATTGGTAGTTGCTGTATTAAAAGTATTATTTGCTGTATTGAAGTTATTAGTAGCTGTATTCAACTCATTCCCAGTTCTAGTAAAGTTGCTATTAGCTGTGTTGAAATCATTTGTAGCTGTACTTAATCTAGTATTAGCTTGAGTAAGTTCAGTATTGGCTGTATTCAGGTTGTTGGTTGCGGTGTTAAATGCAGTATTGGCTGTATTAAAGTTGTTGGTTGCGGTGTTAAATGCAGTATTGGTTGTATTGAAGTTGGTAGTTGCAGTGTTAAATGCAGTATTGGTTGTATTAAAGGTGTTGGTTGCAGTGTCAAATGCAGTCTTGGCTGTATTAAAGTTTGTAGTTGCGGTGTTAAATGCAGTATTGGTTGTATTGAAGTTGGTAGTTGCAGTGTTAAATGCAGTATTGGCTGTACTTAATCTATTATTCGCTTCGTTTAGAGCGTTGGTAGCATTTTGAATGGCTTTTTGTGAATTTCCTTTTCGAGCTTGAGCTAGATTTCTAGTAGCAGTGTCAACCTCTGTTTGAGCATTATTGCGATTAGTCGTTGCGGTATTTAATGCGTTTTGAGCATTATCACGATTAGTCGTTGCAGTATTTAGTACGTTTTGAGCATTATTACGATTAGTCGTTGCAGTATTTAATGCGTTTTGAGCATTATCACGATTAGTCGTTGCAGTATTTAATGCGTTTTGAGCATTATTACGATTAGTAGTTGCAGTATTTAGTGCGTTTTGAGCATTATTACGATTAGTAGTTGCGGTATTTAGTGCGGTTTGAGCATTATTACGATTAGTAGTTGCGGTATTTAGTGCGGTTTGAGCATTATTACGATTAGTGGTTGCAGTATTTAGTGCGGTTTGAGCATTATTACGATTAGTGGTTGCAGTATTT contains:
- a CDS encoding M20 family metallopeptidase produces the protein MVSTFPNSASVDLSRVRLAIRSLQPQLVEWRRRLHQKPELAFQEKITAAFVSSKLQAWGIEHQTSIAQTGIVATIKGEKPSTQVLAIRADMDALPIQELNEVPYCSQHNGVMHACGHDGHTAIALGTAYYLQQHRQNFAGTVKIIFQPAEEGPGGAKPMIEAGVLKNPDVDAIIGLHLWNNLPLGTVGVRSGPLMAAVELFDCTIFGKGGHGAIPHQTVDSVVVAAQIVTALQTIVARNVNPIDSAVVTVGALHGGTTHNVIADTATMKGTVRYFNPAFQGFFPQRIEQVIAGICQSHGAKYDFKYTELYPPVINDQAIAQLVRSVAAEVIETPIGIVPECQTMGGEDMSFFLQEVSGCYFFLGSANPDKDLAYPHHHPRFDFDETALAMGVEIFVRCVEKFFNE
- a CDS encoding glycosyltransferase, producing MPANSWPDNDSYKELDPLNSLLSEVSTTEESVVETRDLSLPSRFQGRRGKAALVLTIVWSGTIALHLVSWGSIFILGLTTVLGIHALGVVFARPRHYQKEMQGSLPFVSILVAAKNEEAVIAKLARNLCNLEYPNGQYEVWIIDDNSSDKTPHILAELAKEYDKLKVLRRSAQATGGKSGALNQVLPLTQGEIIAVFDADAQVASDMLLHVVPLFQREKVGAVQVRKAIANAKENFWTKGQMAEMSLDIWFQQQRTALGGIGELRGNGQFVRRQALDSCGGWNEETITDDLDLTFRLHLDKWDIECLFYPAVQEEGVTTAIALWHQRNRWAEGGYQRYLDYWDLILKNRMGTRKTWDMLMFMLTMYILPTAAIPDLLMAVVRHRPPMLGPVTGLSVTMSVVGMFAGLRRIRQEQKFQVHTPFVLLLQTMRGTLYMLHWLVVMSSTTARMSFRPKRLKWVKTVHTGSGE
- a CDS encoding DUF4114 domain-containing protein → MNLVTQKAVLGLITTAALTSTLASIKPATATTQTTTSATAKPIQMAIKQAPEAIKKAQETANALKKAEDDLSGIIRSTNRAKSDANSRLNRAEQDFTQVDASFQTAQTALNTATTNRNNAQTALNTATTNRNNAQTALNTATTNRNNAQTALNTATTNRNNAQTALNTATTNRNNAQNALNTATTNRNNAQNALNTATTNRDNAQNALNTATTNRNNAQNVLNTATTNRDNAQNALNTATTNRNNAQTEVDTATRNLAQARKGNSQKAIQNATNALNEANNRLSTANTAFNTATTNFNTTNTAFNTATTNFNTAKTAFDTATNTFNTTNTAFNTATTNFNTTNTAFNTATNNFNTANTAFNTATNNLNTANTELTQANTRLSTATNDFNTANSNFTRTGNELNTATNNFNTANNTFNTATTNFNNASSRRNTAEQTRNQVREETRLTIENADNMVRDAQVLRDQAKLEADTAASISQQAQEAAKKANDWSKLTKSTLQDRSQDQNFQSLLPQFQALVQREGVEIPAEQIQAQKLDFSELYLKNTHNVRVWFLNEGAGYRNQLAYEAVKGSQYSSGMVFEDVSCLSTRNQCALGNSDGVLDIGDFVDLGTIRGGTQLNFLLKADGYNNPNGNIYGANSSLNPDSLQHIMAWKVGDYLMMGFEDLFNGGDKDYNDVMIVVDFGKDNFTTRRVPEPSATPVIMALGAFGMFKVRSRRKNK
- a CDS encoding YnfA family protein encodes the protein MLFFVLAGLCEIGGGYLVWLALREGKSLWLALIGVVILGLYGAVPTLQPTHFGRAYAAYGGVFVALSVLWGWLVDRIRPDKFDLLGGWIVLLGVLVIMYAPRG
- a CDS encoding DNA polymerase III subunit gamma/tau, whose amino-acid sequence is MSYVPLHHKYRPKSFAELVGQEAIATTLTNAIRTAKIAPAYLFTGPRGTGKTSSARILAKSLNCLNSDKPTAEPCGVCDVCQGITKGYSLDVIEIDAASNTGVDNIRELIEKAQFAPVQCRYKVYVIDECHMLSSAAFNALLKTLEEPPKHVVFVLATTDPQRVLPTIISRCQRFDFRRIQLEAMVKHLSAIASKENINISLEAVTLVAQLSQGGLRDAESLLDQLALLPNEVTPEQVWDLVGSVSEQDLLVLLAAIAQDNPELVLDSTRQILDRGREPLTILQNLAAFYRDLLIAKTAPNRHNLVACTQQTWNALVESAQSLPISTILLGQKHLQEAELQIKHTTQPRLWLEVTLLGLLPSASIQPAAIALTPSNHRPAPQQVSPKAPPQNPSPQPPPPPPPEASTRQETPDTPPSIPSPIVEEVKATSSPAPQSSIPSPSEDDFAQIWQQVLSNIQQIPRRALLGQMCYLIDFAGTVARIGVKAAWYDKVKSDLPMITSAFQQTFNREVQVTLERGNPSNATTVRKVAPANGNGNSNGNGHNGTSSVQQPPSPTYSNQKPTTPLPQPTATAPTPKTTPIAPSTGGAKTPPPKENQAPLLEWETDEVAIAAQRLAKFFDGQIIRFTDDGEALSEMGTSEWTDESDLDDE